In a single window of the Globicephala melas chromosome 10, mGloMel1.2, whole genome shotgun sequence genome:
- the RNF41 gene encoding E3 ubiquitin-protein ligase NRDP1 isoform X2: MRNMLSKLQIACDNAVFGCSAIVRLDNLMSHLSDCEHNPKRPVTCEQGCGLEMPKDELPNHNCIKHLRSVVQQQQTRIAELEKTSAEHKHQLAEQKRDIQLLKAYMRAIRSVNPNLQSLEETIEYNEILEWVNSLQPARVTRWGGMISTPDAVLQAVIKRSLVESGCPASIVNELIENAHERSWPQGLATLETRQMNRRYYENYVAKRIPGKQAVVVMACENQHMGDDMVQEPGLVMIFAHGVEEI, translated from the exons ATGCGGAACATGTTGTCAAAGCTGCAGATCGCCTGCGACAACGCTGTGTTTGGCTGCAGTGCTATTGTCCGGCTTGACAACCTCATGTCTCACCTCAGTGACTGTGAGCACAACCCAAAACGGCCTGTGACCTGTGAACAGGGCTGTGG CCTGGAGATGCCCAAAGATGAGCTGCCAAACCACAACTGCATTAAGCACCTGCGCTCAGTGGTACAGCAGCAGCAGACACGAATTGCAGAGCTGGAAAAGACCTCAGCAGAACACAAACACCAGCTGGCAGAGCAG AAACGAGACATCCAGCTTCTCAAGGCGTACATGCGTGCAATTCGCAGTGTCAACCCCAACCTTCAGAGCCTGGAGGAGACGATTGAGTACAACGAGATCCTAGA GTGGGTGAACTCCCTGCAGCCGGCACGAGTGACCCGCTGGGGAGGGATGATCTCCACCCCAGATGCTGTACTCCAGGCTGTAATCAAGCGCTCCCTGGTGGAGAGTGGCTGTCCTGCGTCTATTGTCAACGAGCTGATCGAAAATGCCCATGAGCGTAGCTGGCCCCAGGGTCTGGCCACACTAGAGACAAGACAGATGAACCGGCGTTACTATGAGAACTACGTGGCCAAGCGCATCCCTGGCAAGCAGGCTGTTGTCGTGATGGCCTGTGAGAACCAGCACATGGGTGATGACATGGTGCAGGAGCCAGGGCTTGTCATGATATTTGCGCATGGCGTGGAAGAGATATAG
- the RNF41 gene encoding E3 ubiquitin-protein ligase NRDP1 isoform X1 encodes MGYDVTRFQGDVDEDLICPICSGVLEEPVQAPHCEHAFCNACITQWFSQQQTCPVDRSVVTVAHLRPVPRIMRNMLSKLQIACDNAVFGCSAIVRLDNLMSHLSDCEHNPKRPVTCEQGCGLEMPKDELPNHNCIKHLRSVVQQQQTRIAELEKTSAEHKHQLAEQKRDIQLLKAYMRAIRSVNPNLQSLEETIEYNEILEWVNSLQPARVTRWGGMISTPDAVLQAVIKRSLVESGCPASIVNELIENAHERSWPQGLATLETRQMNRRYYENYVAKRIPGKQAVVVMACENQHMGDDMVQEPGLVMIFAHGVEEI; translated from the exons ATGGGGTATGATGTAACCCGTTTCCAGGGGGATGTTGACGAAGACCTTATCTGTCCTATTTGCAGTGGAGTCTTGGAGGAGCCAGTCCAG GCGCCTCACTGCGAGCATGCTTTCTGCAACGCCTGCATCACCCAGTGGTTCTCTCAGCAGCAGACGTGTCCGGTGGACCGGAGTGTTGTGACGGTCGCCCACCTGCGCCCAGTACCTCGGATCATGCGGAACATGTTGTCAAAGCTGCAGATCGCCTGCGACAACGCTGTGTTTGGCTGCAGTGCTATTGTCCGGCTTGACAACCTCATGTCTCACCTCAGTGACTGTGAGCACAACCCAAAACGGCCTGTGACCTGTGAACAGGGCTGTGG CCTGGAGATGCCCAAAGATGAGCTGCCAAACCACAACTGCATTAAGCACCTGCGCTCAGTGGTACAGCAGCAGCAGACACGAATTGCAGAGCTGGAAAAGACCTCAGCAGAACACAAACACCAGCTGGCAGAGCAG AAACGAGACATCCAGCTTCTCAAGGCGTACATGCGTGCAATTCGCAGTGTCAACCCCAACCTTCAGAGCCTGGAGGAGACGATTGAGTACAACGAGATCCTAGA GTGGGTGAACTCCCTGCAGCCGGCACGAGTGACCCGCTGGGGAGGGATGATCTCCACCCCAGATGCTGTACTCCAGGCTGTAATCAAGCGCTCCCTGGTGGAGAGTGGCTGTCCTGCGTCTATTGTCAACGAGCTGATCGAAAATGCCCATGAGCGTAGCTGGCCCCAGGGTCTGGCCACACTAGAGACAAGACAGATGAACCGGCGTTACTATGAGAACTACGTGGCCAAGCGCATCCCTGGCAAGCAGGCTGTTGTCGTGATGGCCTGTGAGAACCAGCACATGGGTGATGACATGGTGCAGGAGCCAGGGCTTGTCATGATATTTGCGCATGGCGTGGAAGAGATATAG